A single genomic interval of Xyrauchen texanus isolate HMW12.3.18 chromosome 8, RBS_HiC_50CHRs, whole genome shotgun sequence harbors:
- the LOC127648312 gene encoding nuclear factor 7, ovary-like isoform X2, whose product MASLSVEDLSCPVCCEIYKDPVVLSCSHSLCKECLQQFWKTKRTQECPICRRRSSRDKPPHNLVLKNLCDSFLKERSECEEICSLHREKLKLFCLDDKQLVCFVCRDSQKHTNHKFLPICEVLPSYKEELNTTLKSLQEKLKHTEIIKGEFDEAVQHIKTQVEHTERQIKEQFKKLHEFLRDEEEATITSLREEEEQKSQMMKKKLEEMNTHISALSHTIKHMEEMMKSNDDVSFLKNFKVTMERAQISQPGPQMTSGALIHVPHYLGNLTFRVWKKMQDIVHKTPVILDPNTANPHLILSDDLTSVRLSSDNQQIPDNPERFNCYECVLGSECFNSGTHCWDVDVKHNKLWIIGVTTASNQRKGRVFFSTDVWSVQYNEFRLSSLYINNPSPVFHVTQYLECLRVHLDYDGGKVSFSDPVTNTHLHTFTHTFTHTLLPFFCSFDFTPLRTLPVKLMVTENHSSD is encoded by the exons ATGGCTTCTCTATCTGTGGAGGATCTCTCTTGTCCCGTGTGTTGTGAAATCTACAAGGATCCTGTTGTTCTGTCGTGTAGTCACAGTTTGTGTAAAGAGTGTCTTCAACAGTTCTGGAAAACCAAGAGAACTCAGGAGTGTCCCATCTGCAGGAGAAGATCTTCAAGAGATAAACCTCCTCATAATCTGGTGTTGAAGAATTTATGTGATTCATTCCTAAAGGAGAGATCAGAGTGTGAGGAGATCTGCAGTTTACACAgagagaaactcaaactcttctgtCTGGATGATAAACAGCTGGTGTGTTTCGTGTGCAGAGATTCACAAAAACACACCAACCACAAATTTCTCCCCATCTGTGAAGTTCTTCCATCTTACAAG GAGGAACTCAATACAACACTGAAGTCTTTACAAGAGAAACTCAAACACACTGAAATCATTAAAGGAGAGTTTGATGAAGCAGTTCAACACATCAAG ACTCAAGTTGAGCACACAGAGCGTCAGATTAAAGAGCAGTTTAAGAAGCTTCATGAGTTTCTCCGAGATGAAGAAGAAGCTACAATCACTTcactgagagaggaagaggagcagaagaGTCAGATGATGAAGAAGAAGCTTGAGGAGATGAACACACACATCTCAGCTCTTTCACACACCATCAAACACATGGAGGAAATGATGAAATCCAATGACGATGTGTCATTTCTAAAG aACTTTAAGGTGACAATGGAAAG AGCCCAGATCTCACAGCCGGGTCCACAGATGACTTCTGGAGCTCTCATTCATGTGCCACATTACTTGGGCAACCTGACATTCAGAGTCTGGAAGAAGATGCAAGACATTGTCCACAAGA CTCCTGTGATTCTGGATCCAAACACCGCAAATCCACATCTGATCCTGTCTGATGATCTGACCAGTGTGAGACTCAGCAGCGACAATCAACAGATTCCTGATAATCCAGAGAGATTTAACTGTTATGAGTGTGTTCTGGGTTCAGAGTGTTTTAATTCAGGAACACACTGTTGGGATGTGGATGTTAAACACAATAAACTCTGGATTATTGGAGTAACTACAGCATCAAACCAGAGGAAGGGAAGAGTTTTCTTCAGCACTGATGTCTGGAGTGTGCAGTATAATGAGTTTAGATTATCCTCACTATACATCAACAATCCCTCCCCTGTGTTTCATGTCACACAATATCTTGAGTGTCTGAGAGTTCATCTGGATTATGACGGAGGAAAAGTGTCATTCTCTGATCCTGTAActaacacacatctacacacattcacacacacatttacacacactctcTTGCCATTCTTCTGTAGTTTTGATTTCACTCCTCTGAGGACTTTACCAGTTAAACTGATGGTGACAGAAAATCACAGTTCTGACTGA